The Thermococcus sp. CX2 genome includes a window with the following:
- a CDS encoding VWA domain-containing protein: MEKAQRDKRLVFPFSAIVGQEKAKLALLAVAVNPLIGGVLLKGDKGTGKSTLVRALANVLPEIEVVADCPFNCNPRNPLEMCDSCYERYERGEELPVAKRKMRVVDLPLSVTIDRLVGTVDVERFLKEGKKALQPGILAEANRGVLYIDEVNLLDDYIADSLLDAAAMGWNTIEREGISFRHPARFILVGSMNPEEGELRPQILDRFGLCVEVSAPMNPEERIEIVKRVEEFHEDPISFYRKYESEEKKLTERIVKAREILPKVEISDDLLKLLAETVVNLGIKTNRAEIATIKTAKAIAALNGRRRVSLEDLEKAMELALPHRLRDKPFQKPPQMRPPKPKDDGKHNHDHKHDHKHEHKKEEKSERRNQESRSQGIGNLEKNFRSSEAKIPRIESKNFDGSEFIGYRSSRDVSVTVVNFPKGIPVSYVPPKGEIRDVDFYNSAICAMLNGKKPPIKLDLNDLRVRVRKAKAPTLWVLLLDSSGSMAVQKRISIAKGIAEKLVENGYIKKSKMALIVAKGNQAEIFVPPTKNYWEVLEKIESVPTGGRTPLSSALYNLLLLANRERMKDRSVKVRAFLITDGKANVPFFGKRIKEEITELARALKKRDIELTVYDTRGRGINPGLSYVPILERVAGAKVHKV, from the coding sequence ATGGAAAAAGCTCAAAGAGACAAGCGTTTGGTCTTCCCGTTCTCTGCAATAGTCGGGCAGGAAAAGGCCAAGCTGGCGTTGCTGGCTGTGGCCGTTAATCCGCTGATCGGTGGTGTCCTGCTTAAGGGTGATAAGGGAACGGGGAAATCGACCCTAGTTAGGGCTTTGGCCAACGTTTTGCCCGAGATTGAAGTTGTGGCAGATTGTCCCTTCAACTGCAATCCGAGAAATCCTTTGGAGATGTGCGACAGCTGTTATGAGAGGTATGAGCGGGGAGAAGAGCTGCCGGTTGCAAAGAGGAAGATGCGCGTTGTGGACTTGCCCCTTAGTGTTACCATAGACAGGCTCGTTGGAACCGTTGATGTGGAGCGCTTTTTGAAGGAGGGCAAAAAAGCTCTGCAGCCGGGAATACTAGCGGAAGCAAACAGAGGGGTCCTTTACATCGATGAGGTGAACCTTCTCGATGACTACATAGCCGATTCACTCTTAGATGCTGCAGCAATGGGATGGAACACGATAGAGAGGGAAGGGATTTCTTTCAGGCATCCGGCGAGGTTCATCCTGGTTGGAAGCATGAACCCTGAGGAAGGCGAGCTCAGACCGCAGATCCTCGACAGGTTCGGTTTATGCGTTGAAGTTTCAGCACCGATGAACCCAGAGGAGAGGATAGAGATAGTCAAGCGCGTTGAGGAGTTCCATGAAGACCCCATAAGCTTCTACAGAAAGTATGAGAGCGAAGAGAAGAAGCTCACGGAGAGGATCGTTAAGGCAAGGGAGATTCTGCCGAAGGTCGAGATAAGCGACGATTTGCTGAAGCTTTTGGCTGAAACGGTCGTTAACCTGGGAATCAAAACCAACAGGGCCGAGATAGCAACGATAAAGACGGCCAAGGCAATAGCTGCCCTAAACGGAAGGAGAAGGGTCTCACTGGAAGACCTAGAAAAAGCCATGGAATTAGCTTTACCGCACCGCCTGCGGGACAAGCCCTTCCAAAAGCCACCCCAGATGAGGCCCCCAAAGCCTAAGGACGATGGCAAGCACAATCACGACCACAAACACGACCATAAGCATGAGCACAAGAAGGAAGAAAAAAGTGAAAGGAGAAACCAGGAGTCTCGAAGTCAGGGGATTGGAAATTTAGAGAAAAATTTTCGCTCAAGCGAAGCTAAAATCCCAAGGATAGAGAGCAAAAACTTCGATGGAAGCGAATTCATAGGATACCGCTCCTCAAGGGACGTCAGCGTTACAGTGGTAAACTTTCCGAAAGGCATTCCCGTCTCTTACGTTCCCCCCAAAGGTGAAATAAGGGATGTTGATTTTTACAACTCGGCTATCTGCGCCATGTTGAATGGAAAAAAGCCTCCAATAAAGCTTGATTTAAACGACCTTCGCGTTAGAGTCAGGAAAGCAAAGGCACCAACGCTCTGGGTTCTGCTCCTGGATTCGAGCGGAAGCATGGCTGTGCAGAAAAGAATTAGCATCGCGAAGGGGATAGCGGAGAAGCTGGTTGAGAACGGCTACATCAAAAAGTCAAAGATGGCCCTGATCGTTGCGAAAGGTAACCAGGCGGAGATATTCGTCCCACCCACTAAGAACTACTGGGAAGTGCTTGAGAAAATAGAGAGCGTTCCGACTGGAGGGAGGACACCTTTAAGCTCTGCCCTCTACAATCTTTTGCTTTTAGCGAACAGGGAGAGGATGAAGGACCGGTCGGTCAAGGTGAGAGCTTTTCTAATAACCGACGGAAAGGCGAACGTTCCGTTCTTTGGAAAGAGGATTAAGGAGGAAATAACGGAGCTGGCCAGGGCGCTGAAAAAGAGGGATATTGAGCTTACGGTTTATGACACGAGAGGAAGGGGAATAAACCCGGGCCTGTCCTACGTCCCCATCCTGGAGCGGGTTGCTGGGGCAAAGGTGCACAAAGTTTAG